A portion of the Anaerolineae bacterium genome contains these proteins:
- a CDS encoding FAD-dependent oxidoreductase — MPSQKRTTRRGLLKSAAVTAGAAAAASLPLGAAAQEEGRSEEADIVVVGMGFAGMVAGLKAAQLGADVVIMDKMPAGDWIGGSMMLSGQSIHVAGSSPMLPEEELREIIATRTAGRPQQPYAELIDAYLGNVKRGMAWLMELGVEFEEEPGQERRIKPAKVGSFAWGNLKPGAPGDYRQFGGYKTARLLESALKDAGARIMYETKAHKLLTDETGAVAGVLATDPDGAIEIRAKATILATGGFARNREMSAKYMGPHGEEIPVQACPGATGDGHRMALEVGAAMKNMSYSYWWPCPAVVEEDEWHDALGFYNIDIAGTQGIMVIETGERYCDESLGRFTYGAELFRTGRVKGLMVIDDTIAKMDVVAPVLEELVSYGGTLYKADTIEDLAAQAGVAPYLATTVAEFNQAVDDGSIATARIPKTSKINKIETPPFYGIPYIMGTLFHYGGLQVNTKAEVLDNDKNPIPGLYAIGELIVGALSGGADNPYGAYTGILAGGCLTFGILAAEAAAERAGVTEA, encoded by the coding sequence ATGCCCAGCCAGAAGCGCACTACTCGAAGGGGACTACTCAAGAGTGCCGCCGTCACCGCCGGCGCCGCTGCCGCCGCCTCGCTCCCGCTCGGCGCTGCCGCCCAGGAGGAAGGCCGTTCCGAGGAAGCTGATATCGTCGTGGTCGGCATGGGCTTTGCCGGAATGGTGGCGGGGCTCAAGGCCGCCCAGTTGGGAGCGGACGTGGTCATCATGGACAAGATGCCCGCTGGCGACTGGATCGGCGGCAGCATGATGCTGTCCGGGCAGTCTATCCATGTGGCCGGCTCGAGCCCCATGCTTCCCGAGGAGGAGCTTAGGGAGATCATAGCCACCCGGACCGCCGGCCGGCCCCAGCAGCCCTATGCTGAGCTGATCGACGCCTATTTGGGCAACGTGAAGCGCGGCATGGCGTGGCTCATGGAGCTGGGGGTCGAGTTCGAAGAGGAACCCGGTCAGGAGAGACGGATCAAGCCGGCCAAGGTCGGCAGCTTCGCCTGGGGTAACCTCAAGCCCGGGGCGCCGGGTGACTACCGTCAGTTCGGCGGGTACAAGACCGCCAGGCTCCTGGAGTCAGCTCTCAAGGATGCCGGTGCCCGCATCATGTATGAGACCAAGGCGCACAAGCTCCTGACCGACGAGACGGGCGCCGTTGCCGGCGTGCTGGCCACCGACCCGGATGGGGCCATTGAGATCCGAGCCAAGGCCACCATCCTGGCCACCGGCGGCTTCGCCCGCAACCGCGAGATGTCGGCGAAGTACATGGGACCTCATGGGGAGGAGATCCCAGTTCAGGCCTGCCCCGGCGCCACCGGCGACGGCCACCGCATGGCTCTGGAAGTGGGCGCCGCCATGAAGAACATGTCCTACTCCTACTGGTGGCCTTGTCCGGCAGTGGTGGAGGAGGACGAATGGCACGATGCGCTGGGGTTCTACAACATTGATATCGCCGGCACCCAGGGCATCATGGTAATCGAGACGGGCGAGCGCTACTGCGATGAGTCCCTGGGCCGCTTCACCTACGGGGCCGAACTCTTCCGCACCGGCCGCGTCAAGGGCCTCATGGTCATTGACGACACCATCGCCAAGATGGACGTCGTCGCCCCCGTGCTCGAGGAGTTGGTGTCCTATGGCGGCACGCTCTACAAGGCCGACACCATTGAGGATCTAGCCGCCCAGGCCGGTGTGGCCCCGTACCTGGCCACCACGGTGGCCGAGTTCAACCAGGCCGTGGATGATGGGAGCATCGCCACCGCCCGCATCCCCAAGACGAGCAAGATCAACAAGATCGAGACGCCGCCCTTCTATGGCATCCCATACATCATGGGGACCCTCTTCCACTACGGCGGCCTGCAGGTCAACACCAAGGCGGAGGTGCTGGACAACGACAAGAACCCCATCCCCGGGCTCTACGCCATCGGGGAGTTGATCGTCGGCGCCCTCAGCGGCGGAGCGGACAACCCGTACGGCGCCTACACCGGCATCCTGGCCGGGGGCTGCCTGACGTTCGGCATACTCGCGGCCGAGGCAGCGGCAGAGCGTGCCGGGGTAACGGAAGCATAG
- a CDS encoding multicopper oxidase family protein, which yields MSRIVSRRKFLRGAQVGAAFALGGSLGAFAPGSRPLLATAGERLGPAAVPSAPAVAPQMDMGPFVPDAEISLSATEKWVQILPGSQTRVWGYEGQLLSGSGATVEAIPGSYLGPIIRVQSGTKLRLHLHNNLPEETVLHPHGLRVPEDADGQPMQAFGPGETKVYEFQVIDPACPAWFHPHPHMRTAYQVAMGLAGLFYVTDPVEAAAVPGAGTGANDIPLVIQDRTFDASNQFLYQPHHLWGYLGDRILVNGQPDASLSLEPRAYRLRVLNGSNARTFKLAWSNGMPLQVIGTDGGLLPAVAQRSYVTLMPGERADLWADFTALARKQVVLQSQSFDPGGGMMGGGGGGGGGMGGGGRHGGGGGGMGGDGMGSALPNGAAFNILTVNVGRKATTKPVLGPLPALPVRWDASNVANFSQPVPFTLDMYMMTWYINGRLYEMMAVAEDEMVYKDVPIAWEWINNGPIPHPMHIHNVQFQVVGRTPTSALSSYATVNQGFVDSGWKDTVTVWPGERVKIAMNFGPHTGMYMYHCHILEHEDMGMMRNLMIMDPTMPGM from the coding sequence GTGAGTCGTATTGTTAGTCGCCGTAAGTTCTTGCGTGGTGCTCAGGTGGGCGCCGCCTTCGCGTTGGGTGGCAGCCTGGGGGCGTTCGCCCCTGGGTCCCGGCCGCTCTTGGCCACCGCTGGGGAGCGGCTGGGACCGGCGGCGGTGCCTTCGGCCCCGGCGGTGGCACCCCAGATGGACATGGGACCCTTCGTCCCCGACGCCGAGATCTCCCTCAGCGCCACGGAGAAGTGGGTGCAGATTCTGCCCGGCTCCCAGACCCGAGTGTGGGGGTACGAGGGCCAGTTGCTGAGCGGGTCGGGGGCCACCGTGGAGGCCATCCCGGGAAGCTACCTGGGGCCCATCATCCGGGTGCAGAGCGGCACCAAGCTGCGCCTGCACCTGCACAACAACCTGCCTGAGGAGACCGTCCTTCACCCGCACGGGCTGCGCGTCCCCGAGGACGCCGATGGACAACCCATGCAGGCCTTCGGTCCGGGCGAGACCAAGGTCTACGAGTTCCAGGTCATCGATCCCGCCTGTCCCGCGTGGTTCCACCCTCATCCTCACATGCGCACCGCCTATCAGGTGGCCATGGGCCTGGCCGGGCTCTTCTACGTGACCGATCCGGTGGAGGCGGCAGCCGTGCCGGGAGCCGGCACTGGGGCCAACGACATCCCCCTCGTCATCCAAGACCGCACCTTCGACGCCAGCAATCAGTTTCTCTACCAGCCTCACCACCTGTGGGGCTACCTCGGCGACCGCATCCTGGTAAACGGGCAGCCCGACGCCTCCCTCTCCCTGGAACCCCGCGCCTACCGGCTGCGAGTCCTCAACGGCTCCAACGCCCGCACGTTCAAGCTGGCCTGGAGTAACGGCATGCCCCTGCAAGTCATCGGTACCGATGGCGGGCTGCTGCCGGCCGTGGCCCAACGAAGCTATGTCACCCTCATGCCCGGCGAGCGTGCGGACCTGTGGGCTGACTTCACCGCCTTGGCCCGTAAGCAGGTCGTCCTCCAGAGCCAGTCCTTCGATCCCGGCGGGGGAATGATGGGCGGTGGCGGAGGCGGCGGTGGTGGCATGGGCGGAGGCGGCAGGCACGGCGGCGGAGGCGGTGGTATGGGCGGAGACGGCATGGGATCGGCCCTGCCCAACGGCGCCGCCTTCAACATTCTCACCGTGAATGTCGGTCGCAAGGCCACCACCAAACCGGTTCTGGGGCCACTGCCTGCCCTCCCGGTGCGATGGGATGCCAGCAACGTGGCCAACTTCAGCCAACCTGTCCCCTTCACCCTCGATATGTACATGATGACCTGGTACATCAATGGCCGGCTCTATGAGATGATGGCCGTCGCCGAGGACGAGATGGTCTACAAGGACGTCCCCATCGCCTGGGAGTGGATCAACAACGGTCCTATCCCTCACCCCATGCACATCCACAACGTCCAGTTCCAGGTGGTGGGGCGGACGCCGACGTCGGCCCTCAGCAGCTACGCCACCGTCAACCAGGGCTTCGTGGACAGCGGTTGGAAGGACACCGTAACCGTCTGGCCCGGCGAGCGCGTCAAGATAGCCATGAACTTCGGGCCGCATACAGGAATGTATATGTACCACTGCCACATCCTCGAGCACGAGGACATGGGCATGATGCGCAACCTCATGATCATGGACCCCACGATGCCGGGCATGTAG